A section of the Paenibacillus yonginensis genome encodes:
- the pfkB gene encoding 1-phosphofructokinase yields the protein MIYTVTLNPSIDFIVEVEDFKLNGLNRMTRDLKLPGGKGINVSRVLNRLGTDNTAVGFIGGFTGCYVEDCLKAESVRTGFVKVQQDTRINIKLKHGEETEINGLGPAIREEDALQLLRQLEGVGVGDVLVLSGSVPPSLGEDFYDRLIEGCQRKGAEFVIDTTGAALRNALKHKPLLIKPNHHELAELFGVTLKDKTEVAAYGRKLLELGAQHVLVSMAGEGALLLTETETYEANVPAGRVRNSVGAGDSMIAGFISAWTEGKGLLEAFRTGVAAGSATAFSDDLATGEYIRELRSQVHLTKWN from the coding sequence TCAAACTGAACGGCTTGAACAGGATGACGAGGGATTTGAAGCTGCCCGGCGGCAAAGGCATTAACGTCTCCCGGGTGCTGAACCGGCTCGGAACTGACAACACTGCAGTCGGCTTTATCGGCGGATTTACGGGCTGCTACGTGGAGGATTGCTTGAAAGCCGAATCCGTACGGACCGGTTTTGTTAAAGTCCAGCAGGACACCCGGATCAACATCAAGCTGAAGCACGGGGAAGAGACGGAGATCAACGGACTTGGACCCGCCATCCGTGAAGAGGATGCCTTGCAGCTGCTGCGGCAGCTGGAGGGGGTGGGTGTAGGCGATGTATTGGTGCTTTCGGGGAGTGTGCCTCCTTCACTCGGGGAAGATTTTTACGACCGATTGATCGAGGGATGCCAGCGGAAGGGGGCTGAATTTGTCATCGACACCACGGGGGCAGCCTTAAGAAACGCCTTGAAGCACAAGCCGCTTCTGATTAAACCCAATCACCATGAATTAGCGGAGCTGTTTGGCGTCACGCTGAAGGACAAAACCGAAGTTGCTGCCTACGGCCGCAAGCTGCTTGAGCTGGGAGCACAGCACGTTCTTGTCTCCATGGCAGGAGAGGGTGCTTTGCTGCTCACAGAAACAGAAACCTACGAAGCCAACGTACCGGCCGGCCGGGTACGAAATTCCGTAGGTGCGGGGGATTCCATGATCGCCGGATTTATCAGCGCATGGACCGAAGGCAAAGGTTTGCTGGAAGCTTTCCGGACAGGGGTGGCTGCCGGCAGCGCAACCGCCTTTTCCGATGATCTGGCCACAGGGGAATATATCCGCGAATTACGTTCGCAAGTCCATCTTACGAAATGGAATTAA
- a CDS encoding MCP four helix bundle domain-containing protein, translated as MFNLRNVKIRFKLLFLVITAIVFLLLIGGTGYYYLDLTVNNSKVLYEKNLMKVKTINE; from the coding sequence ATGTTCAACTTGCGTAATGTGAAAATTCGATTCAAACTCCTGTTTCTAGTCATCACGGCAATCGTATTTTTACTGCTGATCGGAGGCACGGGCTATTATTATCTGGACCTTACCGTGAACAACTCAAAGGTGCTTTATGAGAAGAACCTGATGAAGGTCAAAACGATTAACGAATGA
- a CDS encoding methyl-accepting chemotaxis protein, producing the protein MNSNFNTAMNDILGLMLTEDVKLNDNLNKDYGEMNKVNLMLLEDYGKLIAGQEEKKNYDELVKQVDKLIKDSDKMVVLATNNHNAEAYKIYLNEITPVKDSIEKSIGELSQITAQDSMNRNDENIQAGTTAKMVSIGLLALAVLLLAAMALLIIRLITRPLEGLENLMAKAAGGDLTVKGTYLYRDEPGKLTQSFNKMADSLRSLVIEVNEKSSMLASSSEELLAVSEQTASSTENISRQIQEISEGTDSQARGSAEVSRTMQEMTKGISRIAESTGDLVETSRQSENNAITGHEFVTQAMRQMEQIHESVVHLAEAVEELNRKSENIGEITNTINDIAAQTSLLSLNAAIEAARAGEEGRGFAVVAAEVRKLAEQTGQSAGNVSELIGEIQRDTSSLYRTMEDSRQYAQSGQSVMKDVSHNFDNILQNIRELSEQLQEVSAVTEQMSAASEEVLASAETSAEIADNAKGLSQNVAAAAQEQLGSVEEVSGSAGHLSGLAQELKASIERFKV; encoded by the coding sequence ATGAATTCAAATTTTAATACGGCTATGAATGATATACTCGGATTAATGCTGACCGAGGATGTGAAACTGAACGATAACCTCAACAAAGATTATGGCGAAATGAACAAAGTAAATCTGATGCTCCTTGAAGACTATGGAAAGCTGATTGCTGGACAAGAGGAGAAAAAGAACTATGACGAGCTGGTCAAGCAGGTTGACAAGCTGATCAAGGACTCGGACAAAATGGTAGTTCTCGCTACCAACAACCATAACGCTGAAGCTTATAAAATTTATCTGAATGAAATCACCCCTGTTAAAGATTCGATTGAGAAGTCGATTGGGGAGTTAAGCCAAATTACGGCTCAGGACTCGATGAACCGGAATGATGAAAATATCCAGGCTGGCACAACGGCTAAAATGGTGAGCATCGGCCTGCTGGCCCTGGCGGTTCTGCTGCTTGCTGCGATGGCTCTTCTGATCATCAGACTTATTACCCGTCCTCTGGAGGGTTTAGAGAACCTGATGGCGAAGGCCGCAGGCGGAGACTTGACGGTCAAAGGCACTTATTTGTACCGGGATGAGCCGGGCAAGCTCACCCAATCTTTCAACAAGATGGCAGACTCGCTGCGCTCTCTGGTCATAGAAGTGAACGAGAAATCCTCGATGCTTGCGTCCAGCTCTGAAGAGCTGCTGGCTGTTTCCGAACAAACGGCAAGCTCTACGGAGAACATCTCCAGACAAATTCAGGAGATCAGCGAAGGAACGGATTCTCAGGCACGGGGCTCGGCGGAGGTGAGCCGGACCATGCAGGAGATGACCAAAGGCATCAGCCGGATCGCAGAATCTACCGGAGATTTGGTGGAAACGTCCCGCCAATCAGAGAATAACGCAATCACCGGGCATGAGTTTGTAACACAGGCGATGCGGCAGATGGAGCAGATTCATGAGTCTGTTGTTCATCTGGCCGAAGCGGTCGAGGAGCTGAACCGCAAGTCGGAGAACATCGGGGAAATTACGAATACGATCAATGACATTGCGGCACAAACCAGCCTGCTTTCGCTGAATGCGGCCATCGAAGCCGCCCGGGCGGGGGAAGAGGGCCGGGGATTTGCCGTTGTAGCCGCAGAGGTGAGAAAGCTCGCTGAACAAACCGGACAGTCGGCAGGCAACGTATCAGAGCTGATTGGCGAAATTCAAAGGGATACGTCGAGCCTGTACCGCACAATGGAGGACAGCAGGCAATATGCGCAAAGCGGACAGTCGGTGATGAAGGATGTCAGTCATAACTTTGACAACATCCTGCAGAACATTCGTGAGCTGTCGGAGCAGCTTCAGGAGGTATCGGCCGTCACGGAGCAAATGTCGGCAGCTTCTGAAGAGGTGCTTGCTTCCGCCGAAACTTCAGCCGAGATCGCCGACAATGCCAAAGGGCTGTCCCAGAACGTAGCAGCTGCGGCTCAAGAGCAGCTGGGTTCTGTCGAGGAGGTCAGCGGCTCGGCCGGTCATTTGAGCGGGCTGGCTCAAGAGCTGAAGGCTTCAATTGAACGATTTAAGGTGTAA
- a CDS encoding methyl-accepting chemotaxis protein, translating into MLLIGGTSYYYVNLTVNNSKVLYEESLMKVKKINEMKANFNVAINDILGLVLTDDENQNHDLNKNYEDMMKANQTLLEEYKTLIDDKAEQSQYESLVDQFQRLIKDSDQMVALGLSNKNEEAYQTYVNQIVPNKTAVERSIDVLTQNTDQDSKKRYDENESAGKTAKIVSLGLLALAVLLLSTIAYLLVRLITHPLINLQKMMEKAAGGDLTVKGTYLYKDEPGRLTLSFNQMVDSLRSLVIQVNEKSSMLAASSEQLTAVSEQTASSTEHISRQIQVISEGTDSQARGSAEVSRTMQEMVKGISRIAESTGELVETSKQSEHNAVTGHEFVAKAARQMEQIHQSVVQLAQAVEELNRKSENIGEITNTINDIATQTSLLSLNAAIEAARAGEEGRGFAVVAAEVKKLAEQTGQSAGNVSALIGEIQNDTSQLFRTMESSKQYAQSGQAAMADVGHNFDNILQNIRELAAQLQDVSAVTEQMSASSEEVLASAETSADIADNAKELTQSVAAAAQEQLASVEEVSGSASHLSGLAQELQTSIERFKV; encoded by the coding sequence TTGCTGCTGATTGGCGGGACCAGCTATTATTATGTGAACCTTACAGTGAACAACTCCAAAGTGCTGTACGAGGAGAGTTTGATGAAGGTTAAGAAAATCAATGAAATGAAAGCCAATTTCAATGTGGCCATCAATGATATTTTAGGCTTGGTCCTTACGGATGATGAGAATCAGAATCATGATTTGAACAAGAACTATGAAGATATGATGAAAGCCAACCAAACGCTTCTCGAGGAGTATAAAACGCTGATTGATGACAAAGCGGAGCAATCTCAATATGAAAGTTTGGTAGATCAGTTTCAAAGGCTTATCAAAGACTCCGATCAGATGGTGGCGCTTGGCTTATCCAACAAAAACGAGGAAGCCTACCAGACTTACGTCAATCAAATCGTGCCTAATAAAACAGCCGTAGAAAGATCCATTGATGTCTTGACCCAAAATACGGACCAGGATTCCAAGAAACGTTATGATGAGAACGAATCCGCCGGTAAAACGGCTAAAATCGTCAGCCTTGGCTTGCTGGCCCTGGCCGTCCTGCTGCTGTCAACGATTGCTTACCTGCTGGTCCGACTGATTACTCACCCGCTTATAAATCTCCAGAAGATGATGGAGAAAGCTGCAGGCGGAGATTTAACGGTGAAGGGTACATATCTGTATAAGGATGAACCGGGCAGACTTACCTTGTCTTTTAATCAGATGGTGGATTCGCTGCGCTCCCTCGTCATACAGGTGAACGAGAAATCTTCGATGCTGGCCGCAAGCTCCGAGCAGCTGACGGCTGTATCCGAGCAAACCGCCAGCTCGACTGAACATATCTCCAGACAAATTCAGGTGATCAGCGAGGGAACGGATTCGCAGGCGCGTGGATCAGCGGAAGTCAGCCGGACGATGCAGGAGATGGTTAAAGGCATCAGCCGGATTGCCGAGTCCACCGGAGAGCTGGTAGAAACCTCCAAACAATCCGAGCACAACGCAGTCACCGGTCATGAATTTGTGGCCAAAGCCGCCCGGCAGATGGAACAGATTCATCAGTCCGTTGTTCAGCTTGCTCAAGCGGTCGAAGAATTGAACCGGAAATCCGAGAATATCGGAGAAATAACGAATACGATTAATGATATTGCGACGCAAACCAGCCTGCTTTCACTGAATGCGGCTATCGAGGCCGCACGAGCCGGGGAAGAGGGCCGAGGGTTTGCGGTCGTTGCTGCGGAGGTCAAGAAGCTGGCCGAGCAAACAGGACAATCGGCGGGCAACGTTTCAGCGCTGATTGGAGAAATTCAAAACGATACGTCCCAATTGTTCCGCACCATGGAGAGCAGCAAACAATATGCGCAAAGCGGACAAGCCGCGATGGCGGATGTAGGGCATAACTTCGACAACATCCTGCAGAATATCCGGGAGCTTGCCGCCCAGCTTCAGGATGTGTCAGCCGTGACGGAGCAGATGTCGGCCTCTTCGGAAGAGGTGCTTGCTTCGGCCGAAACTTCAGCCGACATTGCCGATAATGCCAAAGAGCTTACGCAGAGCGTAGCTGCAGCCGCGCAGGAGCAGCTGGCTTCTGTCGAGGAAGTCAGCGGTTCTGCGAGCCATTTGAGCGGTCTGGCACAAGAGCTGCAGACTTCGATTGAGCGTTTTAAAGTGTAA
- a CDS encoding LysR family transcriptional regulator produces the protein MTLQQLKYVIEIATRGSMNEAAKRLFITQPSLSNAIKDLEEELRITIFERTNKGIILSKDGVEFLSYARQVVEQAELLEGRYLNAKPSPQHFSVSAQHYAFAVNAFVKLVQDHGQEEYELALRETKTYEIIDDVKTLRSEIGILYLNEFNAKVINKLLKDAGLLFTSLFIARPHIFISVKNPLARQSVVQIEQLQDYPYLSFDQGEYNSFHFSEEILSTLSHNKSIRVNDRATLFNLLIGLNGYTISTGVLSAELNGRDIIAVPLATDETINVGWIRHKDAALSKLGLAYVEALKEFVPL, from the coding sequence ATGACTTTACAGCAGCTGAAATATGTCATTGAAATTGCGACCCGCGGCTCAATGAACGAAGCGGCCAAACGTTTGTTTATTACCCAGCCGAGTTTATCCAATGCGATCAAAGATTTGGAGGAAGAGCTGCGGATTACAATCTTTGAGCGGACGAACAAAGGGATCATTCTCTCTAAAGATGGGGTAGAGTTTCTAAGCTACGCCCGGCAGGTCGTCGAGCAGGCCGAGCTTTTGGAAGGGCGGTATTTGAACGCCAAACCGTCCCCGCAGCATTTTTCGGTGTCGGCTCAGCATTATGCTTTTGCGGTCAACGCTTTTGTGAAGCTGGTTCAGGATCACGGACAAGAAGAATACGAGCTGGCCCTGCGGGAAACGAAAACCTACGAAATTATTGACGATGTCAAAACGCTGCGCAGCGAAATCGGCATTTTATACCTGAATGAATTTAATGCCAAAGTGATCAACAAGCTGCTAAAAGATGCCGGTCTGTTGTTCACGAGCCTGTTTATTGCCCGTCCGCATATCTTCATCAGCGTCAAGAACCCGCTTGCACGCCAGTCGGTCGTTCAGATCGAACAGCTGCAGGACTATCCGTACCTCTCCTTTGACCAGGGGGAATATAATTCCTTTCATTTCTCGGAGGAGATACTGAGTACGTTGTCTCATAACAAAAGTATCCGCGTGAACGACCGGGCTACGCTCTTTAACCTGTTGATTGGATTAAACGGCTACACGATTTCAACCGGCGTGCTCAGCGCCGAATTAAACGGCCGCGATATTATTGCGGTTCCGCTTGCCACGGACGAGACCATTAACGTCGGCTGGATCAGGCATAAAGACGCCGCCTTGTCCAAGCTGGGCCTTGCCTATGTGGAAGCGCTGAAGGAATTTGTTCCTCTATAA
- a CDS encoding D-2-hydroxyacid dehydrogenase, with the protein MGKIVAVRPLEEEIRGRIKAAAPGWELVDSRDAQELERHLQEAEVLMGWKSSYADLLLRDGTSLKWVQNWGAGVEHLPLKRFRELGIVLTNASGVHPFPISEHIFALLLSLTRRVHTAIRNQAARRWDLPEEGIGEAHGKTIGILGVGAIGSETARLAKAFHMTVLGLRNSDKPDEWVDRMYKPEQLNELLAECDYVVNCLPHTRETEKLIGKAQFAAMKAGAFYINIGRGATTDTEALVEALRNAAIAGAGLDVFEEEPLPSDHPLYELEQVIITPHNAGASPSYNERLVTIFIDNLKLYLQGQPPGVNVVDLVRQY; encoded by the coding sequence ATGGGGAAAATCGTAGCGGTCCGCCCGCTGGAGGAAGAAATCCGCGGGAGAATTAAAGCAGCCGCTCCCGGCTGGGAGCTGGTGGACAGCAGGGATGCGCAGGAGCTGGAACGTCATTTGCAGGAAGCCGAGGTTCTGATGGGCTGGAAGAGCAGCTATGCAGACCTGCTGCTGCGGGATGGAACCTCCCTAAAGTGGGTGCAGAATTGGGGAGCGGGCGTGGAACATCTGCCACTCAAGCGCTTCAGGGAACTCGGCATTGTCTTGACTAATGCCAGCGGGGTGCATCCTTTTCCGATCTCAGAGCATATTTTTGCCCTGCTCTTATCTCTGACCCGCCGCGTGCATACGGCCATCCGCAATCAGGCGGCCCGTAGGTGGGATTTGCCTGAGGAAGGGATCGGCGAAGCCCATGGCAAAACCATCGGCATTTTAGGGGTTGGAGCGATTGGCTCGGAGACGGCGAGGCTGGCTAAAGCTTTTCATATGACGGTTCTCGGGCTTCGAAATTCAGACAAGCCGGACGAGTGGGTCGACCGGATGTACAAACCGGAACAGCTGAACGAGCTGCTGGCTGAATGTGATTATGTGGTGAACTGCCTCCCGCATACGAGAGAAACGGAGAAGCTGATCGGGAAAGCCCAGTTTGCCGCGATGAAGGCCGGGGCTTTCTATATCAATATCGGCCGCGGGGCGACGACGGATACGGAAGCCCTGGTTGAGGCCCTGCGAAACGCAGCGATTGCCGGGGCCGGGCTGGATGTGTTTGAGGAGGAACCTCTGCCGTCCGATCATCCGCTGTACGAACTGGAGCAGGTTATTATTACGCCTCATAATGCCGGCGCGTCGCCAAGTTATAATGAACGGCTGGTAACCATTTTTATCGATAATTTGAAGCTTTACCTGCAAGGCCAGCCGCCTGGTGTTAATGTGGTTGATCTGGTAAGGCAATATTAG